One Bacillota bacterium genomic window, TCTCGATATCGGGTCTGGGGAACTCAGCCACATGGAGATGGTGGCCACAACAAGATACCTGCTGAATGGGCACAGCCCTGGCGCTGGAGAACCCGGAAAGTGGAACCTACCCCGCAGCCTCGACCTGGCCAATAGGGATGCCATGGTCACGGCCAACTAATCCATCCAACACGGACCCATTAGGCAGGAGTCTGAGGAGCCGTGACCTAATTGATCACTTGTGGAATAGGGCTCTTGAAACAGGTGAGGGGGGGGTAGACCCTGAGCATTCGCAGCGCTTTTGTCCTAGCCCTTATCCTAATGGGGGCTCTCTTGTACGCCATTGCCCCTCCAATCACGGTGGCGCCTGGTAGCGCGCTGGATGCCTCCTCACATGCTGGTGACGAGGCTCCGGGCGTTTCCTCCCCAGAACTGGATGTGCTTCCCACAGCAACTGAACCCCTGGTCTACCGGGAACCCCTGGTGTACCAGGACGGTGTGTTGTTGGAGCACGGTTACCCTGACTTCACGCGAGACATAAAGGTGGTGAGAAGGGAACCGGAAGTCCAGCGCTTCACCAACTACCCAGGGGGATACGTGGTAGGTCTTCCACCGGGAATGGAGCTGGACTTCAAGTACTCCCCGGCCTATGTCCGGGCACTTTGCGCAGAACTGGATATCAAGATCTCCAGGGAACGCTCCCCCTATGGGGACGTGGAGATGTATCTCAGGGACTATCCAAACCGCTTCACAGCCCGGGAGGACTTCAGCTCCCACCGGCAAGTCAACGGGATCGAGCTCATTGAAGACACCTGGCAGGTACTCAACGGGCACCGTGCCCGTATAATAGCCCTCCGCCGCACTCCTGCGGCCGGCAGCGAGGAGACGCAGAACGAGTACCTGCTCGCGTACGTGCTTGCCTCTCAGCGGGAGTTCTACTGTCTCTTCTTCAGGACGGAATCCCTGGAGGCCCAAAGGGCTGTCATCGAAGGTGTTCTCGGCTCCTTCACCCCGGTGGAGCCTCAAGGCTCCGCCCGGTTCAACCTGGATCTCCATCCAGTGCCAGGCAACTGGAACGCAGAGACCCGGGCATTCTATGACCAGATGGTGAGCGGCGAGGGCTTCTACTGGGGGGTCTTTTACCCCTGGGCCCTTACTGACCCGGAGGCCTACGAGAGAGTGACAGTAATGGAGCGGGCTCTCGGGTTCGAGTTTCCCATTCTCCTGCACTACCTCCACGCGGACCATCCCTTTCCCACCGGTGGCATGCAGCAGGCATTTGAACGGGGGCAGGTTGTCGAGCTGACCATGCAGACGGTGACCTTCGACAGCGAGAACGCCGGTCTCAGAAGCGCCCACTGGGCACTGCTTGACGGCGAGATGGACGATGTACTCAGGGAGTTCGCCCGGGATGCAAAGGCCTTTGGGCACCCCTTCCTCTTCCGTCTTAACAACGAAATGAATACCGACTGGACCCAGTACGGTGGCGTCAGAACCCTGCTGGACGTCGACGTGTACATAAAGGTCTGGCAGCGCATTTACCGTATCTTCAAGGAAGAAGGGGTGGACAATGCCATCTGGGTCTTCAACCCCAACGAGTGCAGCTACCCACCCATGAACTGGAACCACCACTCCTGTTACTACCCAGGGAATGAGTATGTGCATGTGATTGGCCTCACCGGGTATAACACCGGCGATTACTTCAAGGGGGTGACAGGGGAGCGGTGGAGGTCCTTTAGCCAGATCTATGAGCCCCTTGCCTTGCAGTACAGGGCGCTGTACAGCCAGTTCCCGTGGATAATCACGGAATTCGCCAGCAGCTCGGTGGGCGGTGACAAGGAACGGTGGATCCGGGA contains:
- a CDS encoding glycosyl hydrolase, coding for MYAIAPPITVAPGSALDASSHAGDEAPGVSSPELDVLPTATEPLVYREPLVYQDGVLLEHGYPDFTRDIKVVRREPEVQRFTNYPGGYVVGLPPGMELDFKYSPAYVRALCAELDIKISRERSPYGDVEMYLRDYPNRFTAREDFSSHRQVNGIELIEDTWQVLNGHRARIIALRRTPAAGSEETQNEYLLAYVLASQREFYCLFFRTESLEAQRAVIEGVLGSFTPVEPQGSARFNLDLHPVPGNWNAETRAFYDQMVSGEGFYWGVFYPWALTDPEAYERVTVMERALGFEFPILLHYLHADHPFPTGGMQQAFERGQVVELTMQTVTFDSENAGLRSAHWALLDGEMDDVLREFARDAKAFGHPFLFRLNNEMNTDWTQYGGVRTLLDVDVYIKVWQRIYRIFKEEGVDNAIWVFNPNECSYPPMNWNHHSCYYPGNEYVHVIGLTGYNTGDYFKGVTGERWRSFSQIYEPLALQYRALYSQFPWIITEFASSSVGGDKERWIREMFAALPRFPEIRAAVWWSYADFDYRPGREDIAARRYWLDESESYLSAFRAGLAGQGLIE